The proteins below come from a single Alnus glutinosa chromosome 9, dhAlnGlut1.1, whole genome shotgun sequence genomic window:
- the LOC133876944 gene encoding uncharacterized protein LOC133876944, with amino-acid sequence MVGLHINNVKPPSIHSCKATFVFPRLCRVSTRSKEARVYLSLYHHASQVEEEEDEEAEEEAPKDEAEIQVEAEQQWARSSSYDVVSGSYSVMAAVYVLLLRSFRSAFETFGSVLLSYFTVLSV; translated from the exons ATGGTG GGTTTGCACATAAATAACGTAAAGCCACCATCAATTCATTCGTGTAAAGCTACCTTCGTTTTTCCGCGCCTGTGCAGAGTTTCGACCCGATCGAAGGAGGCTAGGGTTTATCTCTCACTTTACCACCATGCGAGCCAAG tggaagaagaagaggatgagGAGGCTGAAGAGGAAGCGCCGAAAGATGAGGCAGAGATCCAAGTAGAAGCAGAGCAGCAGTGGGCTCGATCGAGCTCTTACGACGTCGTCTCTGGGTCTTACTCGGTTATGGCTGCCGTCTATGTTTTGTTACTTAGATCGTTTAGGTCCGCTTTTGAAACATTTGGTAGCGTTTTGCTTAGTTATTTCACTGTTTTGAgcgtttaa